Proteins from a single region of bacterium:
- a CDS encoding type III pantothenate kinase produces the protein MISKSPQSQSQTNYSLCLDVGNTNLYGGVFAGEELITSFRRDTTTGSAADEFGVFFRTVLRENGIDPSLVTKVGISSVVPSQVHSLRGAAVKYFNCEPFILRAGVKTGLKILMKNPPDVGADRIANSISAVKRYPQQNIIIVDFGTATTYCAISKNAEYLGGAIIPGIKISMESLESRTARLPRVEIVKPENALGRSTVESIQAGLYYSAVGCTREICQNLIRETFKNEKTIIIGTGGFSRMFEDAGLFDTILADLVLDGVRIAMELNTQSFGN, from the coding sequence ATGATAAGTAAATCCCCCCAATCGCAATCCCAGACAAACTATAGCCTTTGCCTCGACGTAGGAAATACCAATCTCTATGGTGGGGTTTTTGCAGGCGAGGAGTTAATTACTTCCTTTCGCCGCGACACGACAACTGGCTCTGCAGCAGATGAATTCGGAGTATTTTTCCGCACAGTTTTACGAGAAAATGGCATCGATCCAAGTCTGGTGACAAAAGTTGGAATTTCTTCGGTTGTCCCTTCGCAAGTGCACTCGCTACGTGGAGCAGCAGTTAAATATTTTAACTGTGAACCCTTTATACTCAGAGCTGGAGTTAAGACCGGACTAAAAATTTTAATGAAAAATCCACCTGATGTTGGGGCAGATCGCATTGCCAATTCCATTTCTGCTGTCAAGCGTTACCCCCAACAAAATATCATTATTGTTGATTTCGGAACTGCAACTACCTACTGCGCAATTTCAAAAAATGCAGAATATCTCGGTGGAGCAATTATTCCTGGCATAAAAATTTCCATGGAAAGCCTTGAATCAAGAACTGCACGACTGCCGCGCGTTGAGATTGTAAAACCAGAAAATGCGCTCGGACGTTCAACTGTCGAATCAATTCAAGCTGGACTTTACTATTCGGCAGTTGGTTGCACCCGTGAAATTTGCCAAAATCTGATTCGAGAAACATTTAAAAATGAAAAAACAATTATTATCGGCACAGGCGGATTCTCACGCATGTTTGAGGATGCGGGACTTTTTGACACAATTTTAGCAGATTTAGTGCTCGATGGCGTGAGAATCGCCATGGAATTAAATACTCAGAGCTTCGGTAACTAA
- a CDS encoding GNAT family N-acetyltransferase translates to MDILIRVAPLEDAIQVAGIAFPNEASVILHKRLGYRKVAHFEQVGCKFKKWIDLSYWQLFL, encoded by the coding sequence ATGGATATATTAATTCGCGTAGCGCCACTTGAAGATGCAATCCAGGTTGCTGGAATTGCTTTTCCGAACGAAGCAAGTGTTATACTGCACAAGCGCCTTGGCTATCGCAAGGTTGCCCACTTCGAGCAAGTCGGGTGTAAGTTCAAAAAATGGATTGATCTCAGCTATTGGCAGTTATTTTTATGA
- a CDS encoding DUF423 domain-containing protein has translation MKSQLKISALLLALAVGAGAFGAHALRGMVIADRLAVYEKAVFYQFIHSLGLLFIPLLVKNEFIDLQSGERIYLLLLLGVLIFSGSLYILVLTNTPWLGAITPIGGILLITAWISLGFALK, from the coding sequence ATGAAATCACAACTGAAAATTTCAGCACTTCTTTTGGCATTAGCTGTTGGCGCGGGGGCATTTGGAGCTCATGCGCTACGTGGAATGGTTATAGCTGATCGCTTAGCTGTCTATGAAAAAGCTGTGTTTTATCAGTTTATTCACAGTTTAGGGTTACTGTTTATACCGTTACTCGTAAAGAATGAATTTATTGATCTTCAGTCTGGTGAAAGAATATATTTATTACTTTTGCTCGGGGTGCTAATTTTTTCAGGATCACTTTACATTTTAGTTTTGACAAATACTCCCTGGCTTGGAGCAATTACGCCAATTGGAGGCATTCTCTTGATTACGGCCTGGATTTCTCTAGGATTTGCACTAAAATAA